A genomic segment from Nitrosopumilus sp. K4 encodes:
- a CDS encoding KEOPS complex kinase/ATPase Bud32 — MKLLKKGAEADIFLTNWNSSNAILKIRKPKDYRNPILDSKIRRHRTIKESQTLSEVKFFGIPSPIVYYVDLKKSEIIMQEIPGKPVHDLSPSKIIQASKEIGKLVGTMHKNGIMHGDLTTSNFILYNKKIYVIDFGLSQKTIKLEDHAVDLRLIKEILNSAHAKIMQSSWKNFQTGYKSVVGSTKFQKISNLVSEIEGRGRYATVV; from the coding sequence TTGAAACTCTTAAAGAAAGGTGCTGAAGCTGATATTTTTCTTACAAACTGGAATAGTTCTAATGCAATTCTAAAGATTAGAAAACCTAAAGACTATAGAAATCCAATATTGGATTCTAAAATAAGAAGACACAGAACAATCAAAGAATCTCAAACTCTTTCTGAAGTAAAATTTTTTGGCATTCCCTCACCTATTGTGTATTATGTAGATCTTAAAAAATCTGAAATCATCATGCAAGAAATTCCTGGAAAACCAGTACATGACTTATCCCCTTCAAAGATTATTCAGGCATCAAAAGAAATTGGAAAATTAGTTGGGACCATGCATAAGAACGGAATAATGCATGGTGATCTGACCACTTCTAATTTTATTCTCTACAACAAAAAAATCTATGTGATTGACTTTGGTTTATCTCAAAAAACTATCAAATTAGAAGATCATGCAGTAGATTTGAGGCTGATTAAAGAAATTCTGAACAGCGCTCACGCAAAAATCATGCAGTCTTCGTGGAAAAATTTTCAAACAGGATACAAATCTGTTGTAGGATCAACCAAATTTCAAAAAATCTCAAATCTTGTATCTGAAATTGAAGGTAGAGGTAGATATGCAACAGTCGTTTGA
- the rdgB gene encoding RdgB/HAM1 family non-canonical purine NTP pyrophosphatase, producing MQQSFDLYFVSSNKHKFLEAKKILNSFEIQIGFYKSELEEIQSDSLQKIASKKAEQAFSQLKKPVIVEDDGLYITSLDGFPGPYSSYVFKTIGNSGILNLVKNNRNAKFVSMISFKNNVFSKSFKAEICGKISKKQKGKGWGYDPIFIPNSKSKTFAEISNKNELSHRFKALKKFANWYLRMQK from the coding sequence ATGCAACAGTCGTTTGATCTTTATTTTGTATCTTCTAACAAGCACAAATTTTTAGAAGCCAAGAAAATTTTGAATTCATTTGAAATACAGATTGGATTCTATAAATCTGAACTTGAAGAAATACAATCTGACTCCCTCCAAAAAATTGCATCAAAAAAAGCAGAACAAGCATTCTCACAACTAAAAAAACCTGTGATTGTAGAAGATGATGGACTTTACATAACTTCTCTTGATGGATTCCCCGGCCCCTATTCTTCTTATGTATTCAAAACAATTGGAAATTCTGGTATCTTGAACCTTGTAAAAAATAATCGCAACGCAAAATTTGTTTCTATGATCTCATTCAAAAATAATGTTTTTTCAAAATCATTCAAAGCAGAAATCTGTGGTAAAATCTCAAAAAAACAAAAAGGAAAAGGATGGGGATATGATCCAATTTTTATTCCAAATTCAAAATCTAAAACATTTGCTGAAATATCTAACAAAAATGAACTGTCTCATAGATTCAAAGCGCTAAAAAAATTTGCTAATTGGTATCTGCGTATGCAGAAATAA
- the twy1 gene encoding 4-demethylwyosine synthase TYW1 — MSCSGEIVGNDDQLIQIRPAISEQLKKAKYGVADHSTVELCHWTKKSFKHEGSCYKHKFYGISTHRCMEFSPAGMHCENRCVYCWRPMEFYDSLKMEPEHVSEPEEILKKLMQERKKLIMGYYGDSRNDKERLDESLLPSHYAISLSGEPTMYPKLPEMIKYLKSLKETKSIFLVTNGQEPDMIERLKKEDALPTQLYLSTNASDYESFQRINKPKYDDSWQRWNKTLEMLKDLDTRTVLRITLIRDYNDQKEMIPSFVSMFEKASPHFIEIKSYMHIGRSTNRLEYSNMLEMDEVREFARGITKNSNMFSIMDESFVSRIVVLQNKQRNIERFISAYADTN, encoded by the coding sequence ATGAGTTGTTCTGGTGAGATAGTAGGAAATGACGATCAGTTGATTCAGATCAGGCCAGCTATTTCAGAGCAACTAAAAAAAGCAAAATACGGAGTTGCAGATCACTCTACAGTAGAATTATGTCATTGGACAAAGAAATCCTTCAAGCATGAAGGAAGTTGTTACAAACACAAGTTCTATGGAATATCTACTCACAGATGCATGGAGTTTTCCCCTGCAGGAATGCATTGTGAAAATAGATGTGTGTATTGTTGGAGACCAATGGAGTTTTATGATTCATTAAAAATGGAACCTGAGCATGTATCTGAGCCAGAAGAAATTTTGAAAAAACTAATGCAAGAAAGAAAGAAACTGATCATGGGATACTATGGAGATTCCAGAAATGATAAAGAAAGACTAGACGAGTCATTGTTGCCAAGTCACTACGCAATTTCTCTTTCAGGAGAACCAACTATGTATCCAAAGCTTCCAGAGATGATAAAATATCTAAAATCATTGAAGGAAACTAAATCAATTTTTCTTGTAACAAATGGTCAAGAACCAGACATGATTGAGAGATTAAAAAAGGAAGATGCGCTGCCGACTCAGCTTTATCTTTCAACTAATGCATCAGACTATGAATCATTTCAGAGAATTAACAAACCAAAGTATGATGATTCATGGCAAAGATGGAACAAAACTCTTGAAATGTTAAAGGATTTAGATACTAGAACAGTTCTTCGAATAACTTTGATCAGAGACTATAATGATCAAAAAGAAATGATACCATCTTTTGTTTCAATGTTTGAAAAAGCAAGCCCTCACTTTATTGAAATTAAATCATATATGCATATTGGTCGCTCTACAAATAGATTAGAGTATTCAAATATGCTCGAGATGGATGAGGTCAGAGAGTTTGCAAGGGGTATTACAAAAAATAGTAACATGTTTTCTATAATGGATGAAAGTTTTGTTTCACGAATCGTAGTATTACAAAACAAACAGAGAAACATCGAGAGATTTATTTCTGCATACGCAGATACCAATTAG
- a CDS encoding thrombospondin type 3 repeat-containing protein translates to MNPKYLLGFLFLLVSVLTSIPINPAFAEHDLDKDGIPDEVDSCPNLQEDNEGALDGCPSNFVPWYDEDYDGIEDHVDLCPSLREKYNRFQDLDGCPDIAPDGGPGGLPDSDGDGFVDLVDKCPNQPETFNGVLDTDGCPDTYGSADRDRDGIPDAADSCPLNAETYNRFQDLDGCPDSVTDEAFVDSDNDGIQDKIDLCPFEPEIFNGYLDTDGCPDATLDVDFSDRDGDGIADRFDICPDQPETFNRFSDYDGCPDSAPSFSGVLNDADKDRIMDANDACPLEPERYNGFEDDDGCPDIPPYSSDKDTDRDGIPDSIDQCPDVKETYNQFKDDDGCPDSVSSNKQSPDTDGDGINDYNDLCPNQPETFNGLFDRDGCPDNDSTTDRDRDGIPDIHDQCPLVAETYNGFQDLDGCPDSVAGLNTMDYDGDGIFDLQDKCPLEPETINGYMDSDGCPDIAVLDTDGDGIRDSLDQCPTSAETWNRYMDHDGCPDVADELDTDQDGIPDSIDQCLLERERYNGFEDDDGCPDFPPYLTDVDTDNDGIPDSKDQCPLVPETYNMFEDTDGCPDALFDNKGAPDSDGDGINDFVDHCPTRAETYNGILDHDGCPDNYIPRNDRDRDGIPDLIDACPMSPETYNKFQDEDGCPDTVSKSFVVDSDNDGIDDVKDQCPLVPETYNGFEDTDGCPDSQVTQPDSDGDGVPDVMDMCPTQQEIWNRYVDYDGCPDTVPTGNMRVDSDGDGITDEIDACNDEKETWNKYQDEDGCPDIAPEQSRYKHDADLDGIINDNDLCPLEPEDYDGDRDKDGCPDP, encoded by the coding sequence TTGAACCCTAAATACCTTCTCGGATTCCTATTCTTACTTGTATCTGTATTAACTAGTATTCCTATCAATCCAGCATTTGCTGAGCATGACTTAGACAAAGATGGTATTCCTGATGAGGTTGATAGTTGTCCAAACCTTCAAGAAGATAATGAGGGTGCATTAGATGGTTGCCCATCAAACTTTGTTCCATGGTATGATGAGGATTATGATGGAATTGAAGACCATGTTGATTTATGTCCTAGTCTAAGAGAAAAATACAATAGATTCCAAGACTTGGATGGTTGCCCTGATATTGCTCCTGATGGAGGCCCAGGCGGATTACCTGATTCTGATGGTGACGGTTTTGTTGACTTGGTAGATAAATGTCCAAATCAACCAGAAACATTTAACGGGGTTTTAGATACTGACGGCTGTCCAGACACTTATGGTTCTGCAGACAGAGACAGAGATGGCATTCCAGATGCAGCTGACAGTTGTCCATTAAACGCTGAAACTTATAATAGATTCCAAGACTTGGATGGTTGCCCAGATTCTGTAACTGATGAAGCTTTTGTTGATTCTGATAATGATGGAATTCAAGACAAAATTGACCTTTGTCCTTTCGAACCCGAAATTTTTAATGGTTACTTAGATACTGATGGTTGCCCTGATGCAACATTAGATGTTGACTTTAGTGATAGAGATGGTGATGGCATAGCTGATAGATTTGATATATGTCCTGACCAGCCAGAAACCTTTAACAGATTTTCTGATTATGATGGTTGTCCAGACTCTGCACCTTCTTTCTCTGGAGTATTAAATGATGCAGACAAAGATAGAATCATGGATGCAAATGATGCATGTCCACTAGAACCAGAAAGATACAATGGATTTGAAGATGATGATGGTTGTCCAGATATTCCTCCTTACTCAAGTGATAAAGACACAGACAGAGACGGAATTCCTGATTCAATTGATCAATGTCCAGATGTAAAAGAAACTTACAATCAATTCAAAGATGATGATGGTTGTCCAGACTCTGTTTCTTCAAACAAACAAAGTCCTGACACTGATGGTGATGGCATAAATGATTATAATGATTTGTGTCCAAATCAACCAGAAACATTTAACGGATTATTTGACAGAGATGGTTGTCCTGATAATGATTCTACAACTGATAGAGACAGAGACGGAATTCCTGATATACATGATCAATGTCCTTTAGTTGCTGAAACTTACAATGGATTCCAAGACTTGGATGGTTGTCCTGACAGTGTTGCTGGATTAAACACCATGGATTATGATGGTGATGGAATTTTTGATTTACAAGATAAATGTCCATTAGAACCTGAAACAATAAATGGATACATGGATTCTGATGGTTGTCCAGACATTGCTGTGCTAGACACTGACGGTGATGGAATTAGAGATTCATTGGATCAGTGTCCTACATCTGCTGAAACATGGAACAGATACATGGATCATGATGGTTGTCCTGATGTTGCTGATGAATTAGATACTGATCAAGACGGAATTCCTGATTCAATTGATCAATGTTTACTTGAGAGAGAACGATACAATGGATTTGAAGATGATGATGGTTGTCCAGACTTCCCACCCTATTTGACTGATGTAGATACTGATAATGACGGAATTCCTGATTCCAAAGACCAATGCCCATTAGTTCCAGAAACTTACAATATGTTTGAAGACACTGATGGTTGCCCAGATGCATTATTTGATAATAAAGGAGCACCTGATTCTGACGGTGATGGTATTAACGACTTTGTAGATCATTGTCCAACGCGAGCTGAAACTTATAATGGAATTTTAGATCATGACGGTTGTCCTGATAATTATATTCCAAGAAATGACCGTGACAGAGACGGAATTCCAGACTTGATTGATGCATGTCCAATGTCTCCAGAAACTTACAATAAATTCCAAGATGAAGACGGTTGTCCTGATACAGTTAGCAAATCATTTGTTGTTGATTCTGACAATGATGGAATAGATGATGTTAAAGACCAATGCCCACTAGTTCCAGAAACTTACAACGGATTTGAAGACACTGACGGTTGTCCCGACAGCCAAGTCACACAACCTGATTCTGACGGCGATGGTGTTCCAGATGTAATGGATATGTGTCCAACACAACAAGAAATTTGGAATAGATATGTAGATTACGATGGTTGTCCAGATACTGTTCCTACTGGAAACATGAGGGTAGATTCTGACGGTGATGGTATAACTGATGAAATTGATGCATGTAATGATGAAAAAGAAACTTGGAACAAATACCAAGATGAAGACGGCTGCCCCGATATTGCACCAGAACAATCAAGATACAAACATGATGCAGACTTGGATGGCATAATTAATGATAATGATTTGTGTCCTCTAGAACCTGAGGATTATGACGGAGACAGAGACAAAGACGGCTGTCCTGACCCATAG
- a CDS encoding thrombospondin type 3 repeat-containing protein, with amino-acid sequence MKKYYFLGFLLLLTATIGMFPSGVYAQVNDNDGDGVPNDVDQCPHLKEDYDPEYGNNIDGCPADFVPWYDADYDGVEDHVDDCPTVKERYNKFQDEDGCPDIAPDGGPTGYPDTDGDGITDFIDNCPNQPETFNGVDDKDGCPDDAYSLRDTDRDGISDNLDACPEIPEVYNRFQDDDGCADSIADDGIGYTFPDTDGDGIQDRWDACPLEPENFNGYLDWDGCPETPGAQSIQIIDTDYDGIPDSLDACPEDRENYNKFQDEDGCPDELDFKFTGDIDGDGIGDEDDLCPFNPETYNKFKDLDGCPDYVADNIVAADTDGDGILDNLDLCPNQPETYNGYMDSDGCPDKPLYSLDTDRDGIADNIDACPLEPETYNNFEDLDGCPDSTLSDLVAFQFPDTDGDGIEDRWDACPLEPENFNGYLDTDGCPEVMGAQSLQILDTDHDGIPDDKDQCPTVAERYNKFQDEDGCPDSLDLESVGDFDKDGIADNLDQCPYVKETYNMYLDWDGCPDFVADNKQYADTDGDGIPDQIDSCPTQPETFNGFQDKDGCPDKFSSNRDSDRDGIIDDLDACPLEPETYNNFEDLDGCPDSVSSDVSSYQFPDADGDGIEDRKDACVYEPENFNGYLDWDGCPDVEGAESTTPARYDADGDGYPDVVDQCPTKPETWNKYLDYDGCPDIAPEQQRFVHDDDLDGIINDEDLCPKDPEDYDGDRDSDGCPDP; translated from the coding sequence ATGAAAAAATACTACTTTTTGGGTTTCTTGCTTTTACTTACCGCCACCATTGGCATGTTTCCAAGTGGGGTTTATGCTCAGGTAAATGATAATGACGGTGACGGTGTTCCAAATGATGTTGATCAATGCCCTCATCTAAAAGAAGACTATGATCCAGAGTATGGAAATAACATAGACGGCTGTCCTGCAGACTTTGTACCGTGGTATGATGCTGATTACGATGGAGTTGAGGACCACGTTGATGATTGTCCTACTGTAAAAGAAAGATACAACAAATTCCAAGATGAGGACGGTTGCCCTGACATTGCACCTGATGGTGGACCTACCGGCTATCCAGACACTGATGGTGATGGAATTACTGATTTTATTGATAACTGTCCAAACCAACCAGAAACATTCAATGGTGTAGATGATAAGGACGGTTGCCCTGATGATGCTTATTCACTAAGAGATACTGACCGCGATGGCATATCTGATAATTTAGATGCTTGTCCCGAAATCCCTGAAGTGTACAACCGATTCCAAGATGATGATGGATGTGCTGACTCTATTGCCGATGATGGTATAGGCTACACATTCCCAGACACTGACGGCGATGGAATACAAGACAGATGGGATGCATGTCCACTAGAGCCTGAGAATTTTAACGGATACTTGGATTGGGACGGTTGCCCCGAAACTCCCGGTGCACAATCAATACAAATCATTGATACTGATTATGATGGCATTCCTGATTCTTTAGATGCATGTCCTGAAGACAGAGAAAATTATAACAAATTCCAAGATGAAGATGGCTGCCCTGATGAACTTGATTTTAAATTCACAGGAGATATTGATGGTGATGGAATAGGTGACGAAGATGATTTATGCCCATTTAATCCTGAAACTTATAATAAATTCAAAGATCTTGACGGTTGCCCTGATTATGTGGCTGACAATATAGTTGCAGCTGACACTGACGGCGATGGTATTCTTGATAATTTAGACTTGTGTCCAAACCAACCAGAAACATACAATGGATACATGGACTCTGATGGTTGCCCGGATAAACCACTTTACTCTTTAGATACTGACAGAGATGGAATTGCTGATAATATTGATGCATGTCCGCTAGAGCCTGAAACCTATAACAACTTTGAAGATCTTGACGGTTGCCCGGACTCTACATTGTCTGACTTGGTTGCATTTCAATTCCCAGACACTGACGGTGATGGAATAGAGGACAGATGGGATGCATGTCCACTAGAGCCTGAGAACTTTAACGGATATCTTGACACTGATGGCTGCCCAGAAGTTATGGGTGCACAATCATTGCAAATTCTTGATACTGATCATGATGGTATTCCTGATGATAAAGATCAATGCCCAACTGTTGCTGAACGCTATAACAAATTCCAAGATGAAGATGGCTGTCCTGATTCATTAGATTTGGAATCTGTTGGAGATTTTGACAAAGATGGCATCGCAGATAACCTTGATCAATGTCCATATGTCAAAGAAACATACAACATGTACTTGGATTGGGACGGTTGCCCTGACTTTGTAGCTGATAACAAACAATATGCTGACACTGATGGTGATGGAATTCCTGATCAAATAGATTCTTGTCCAACTCAACCTGAGACATTTAATGGATTCCAAGACAAAGACGGTTGTCCTGATAAATTCTCATCAAATCGTGATTCTGATCGAGACGGAATAATAGATGATCTAGATGCATGTCCACTAGAGCCTGAAACCTATAACAACTTTGAAGACCTTGACGGTTGTCCAGATTCAGTTTCAAGTGATGTTAGTTCCTATCAATTCCCAGACGCTGACGGTGATGGAATTGAAGACAGAAAAGATGCATGTGTCTATGAACCTGAGAACTTTAACGGATACTTGGATTGGGATGGTTGTCCTGATGTAGAAGGTGCTGAATCAACTACTCCTGCTAGATATGACGCTGACGGTGATGGATATCCAGATGTAGTTGACCAATGTCCAACTAAGCCAGAAACTTGGAACAAATATCTTGACTATGATGGATGTCCTGATATTGCCCCTGAACAACAAAGATTTGTCCACGATGATGACCTAGATGGAATCATCAATGATGAAGACCTTTGTCCAAAAGATCCTGAAGATTATGACGGAGACAGAGATTCTGACGGTTGTCCTGATCCATAA
- a CDS encoding thrombospondin type 3 repeat-containing protein, which translates to MKKYYLLGFLLLLTATIGMFPSGVYAQVNDNDGDGVPNDVDKCPHLKEDYDPEYGNNIDGCPADFVPWYDADYDGIEDHVDDCPTVKERYNKFQDEDGCPDIVPGTGAGLPDSDGDGFIDNLDSCPNQPETFNGVDDKDGCPDDAYSLRDTDRDGISDNLDACPEIPEVYNRFQDDDGCADSIADDGIGYTFPDTDGDGIQDRWDACPLEPENFNGYLDWDGCPEIAGVKSDGLIDSDYDSIPDDVDQCPNERENFNKFQDEDGCPDVIDYKISGDTDGDGILNVNDMCPYNKETYNKFQDEDGCPDSISDKKLTMDTDGDGIVDNLDLCPNQPETYNGFKDSDGCPDKSPVGNDSDRDGIIDDLDSCPLEPETYNNFEDKDGCPDSTTSELSSFQFPDTDGDGIEDRWDACVTEPENFNGYLDTDGCPETVGVKSAGLIDTDYDGIPDDIDQCPTLGERYNQFQDEDGCPDTIEVESTGDADYDGIRDNVDQCPYARETYNKFQDEDGCPDTIFDNKRTADTDADGIVDNLDLCPTQPETYNGYLDTDGCPDKSVSLVDTDMDGIPDAVDQCPTRPETYNYFQDSDGCPDVISDEMTVYQFPDTDGDGIEDRKDQCIHDPENFNGYLDWDGCPDVAGAKSTDSTRPDSDGDGYPDSVDSCPTKPETWNKYKDTDGCPDIAPEQQRFVHDDDLDGIINDEDLCPLDPEDYDGDRDSDGCPDN; encoded by the coding sequence ATGAAAAAATACTACCTTTTGGGTTTCTTGCTTTTACTTACCGCCACCATTGGCATGTTTCCAAGTGGGGTTTATGCTCAGGTAAATGATAATGACGGTGACGGTGTTCCAAATGATGTTGACAAATGCCCTCATCTAAAAGAAGACTATGATCCAGAGTATGGAAATAACATAGACGGCTGTCCTGCAGACTTTGTACCGTGGTATGATGCTGATTATGATGGAATTGAGGACCACGTCGATGATTGTCCTACTGTAAAAGAAAGATACAACAAATTCCAAGATGAGGACGGTTGTCCAGATATTGTACCTGGGACAGGTGCTGGTTTGCCTGATTCTGACGGGGATGGCTTTATAGATAATCTGGACTCGTGTCCAAACCAACCAGAAACATTCAATGGTGTAGATGATAAGGACGGTTGCCCTGATGATGCTTATTCACTAAGAGATACTGACCGCGATGGCATATCTGATAATTTAGATGCTTGTCCCGAAATCCCTGAAGTGTACAACCGATTCCAAGATGATGATGGATGTGCTGACTCTATTGCCGATGATGGTATAGGCTACACATTCCCAGACACTGACGGCGATGGAATACAAGACAGATGGGATGCATGTCCACTAGAGCCTGAGAATTTTAACGGATACTTGGATTGGGACGGTTGCCCAGAAATTGCAGGAGTAAAATCCGATGGATTGATTGACTCTGATTATGACTCAATTCCTGATGATGTTGATCAATGTCCTAATGAACGAGAGAACTTTAACAAATTCCAAGATGAAGACGGTTGCCCTGATGTAATAGACTACAAGATTTCAGGCGACACTGATGGTGATGGTATTCTTAATGTTAATGATATGTGTCCATACAATAAAGAAACTTATAACAAATTCCAAGATGAAGACGGCTGTCCCGATTCGATTTCTGATAAAAAATTAACCATGGACACTGACGGAGATGGTATTGTAGATAATCTAGACTTGTGTCCAAACCAACCAGAAACATACAATGGATTCAAAGACTCTGATGGTTGCCCAGACAAATCTCCTGTTGGAAATGATTCTGACAGAGATGGAATAATAGATGATCTAGATTCATGTCCGCTAGAGCCTGAAACATATAACAACTTTGAAGACAAAGACGGCTGTCCTGACTCTACAACATCAGAACTTTCTTCATTCCAATTCCCAGATACTGACGGTGATGGAATAGAGGACAGATGGGATGCATGTGTTACAGAACCTGAGAACTTTAATGGATATCTTGACACTGACGGCTGTCCAGAAACTGTTGGTGTAAAATCTGCAGGATTAATTGATACTGATTATGATGGCATTCCTGATGATATTGATCAATGTCCTACACTTGGAGAAAGATACAACCAATTCCAAGATGAAGATGGTTGTCCAGATACAATTGAAGTTGAATCTACTGGTGATGCTGACTATGACGGAATAAGAGACAATGTTGATCAATGCCCATATGCACGTGAAACTTATAACAAATTCCAAGATGAAGACGGCTGTCCCGATACTATCTTTGATAACAAGCGTACAGCTGACACTGATGCTGACGGTATTGTAGATAACCTAGACTTGTGTCCTACTCAACCAGAAACATACAATGGATATCTTGACACTGACGGCTGTCCTGACAAATCTGTGTCTCTTGTTGATACCGACATGGATGGCATTCCCGACGCTGTTGATCAATGCCCTACTAGGCCAGAAACATACAACTACTTCCAAGACTCTGACGGCTGCCCAGATGTAATATCTGATGAAATGACTGTCTACCAATTCCCAGACACTGATGGTGATGGAATTGAAGACAGAAAAGATCAATGTATTCACGATCCAGAGAACTTTAACGGATACTTGGATTGGGACGGCTGCCCAGATGTAGCCGGCGCCAAGTCAACTGATTCCACAAGACCTGATTCTGACGGTGATGGATATCCTGACTCAGTTGATTCATGCCCAACTAAACCAGAAACTTGGAACAAATACAAGGATACTGACGGCTGCCCAGATATTGCCCCTGAACAACAAAGATTTGTCCACGATGATGACCTAGATGGAATCATCAATGATGAAGACCTTTGTCCTCTAGATCCAGAAGATTATGACGGAGACAGAGATTCTGACGGCTGTCCTGACAACTAG
- the dusB gene encoding tRNA dihydrouridine synthase DusB translates to MLPNFSSKAFLAPMAGVSDPALRLQCKKMGAGLVVTEFTSIHSIIAKENQLKENKKTIQEFIEFSEDERPLSVQLFGSDITSLEKAAKIVEPFFDIIDYNMGCPAPHITQQMAGGALLQEVNLTREIFRTLKNAVKKPVTLKIRSGVTNASKYLFKEIGQIAEDEGISMITLHPRTVSQGYSGHSDWEMIKELKEISNIPIVGNGDIVTPEDAKNMLDETGCDYVMIGRGAMGNPFLFEQINDYLKTGSYKEYTSRDRLDSFFDYLDLTKNYKIKFANIKGQAIRFTKGMVGGKKLREKISISKNLDELKEIMSHSNLE, encoded by the coding sequence ATGCTGCCAAATTTCTCTAGTAAAGCATTTCTTGCTCCTATGGCCGGTGTCAGTGATCCTGCATTACGATTACAATGTAAAAAGATGGGTGCAGGATTAGTTGTTACAGAATTTACAAGCATCCATAGCATTATTGCAAAAGAAAACCAGTTAAAAGAAAATAAAAAAACAATTCAGGAATTTATAGAATTTTCAGAAGATGAGAGACCTCTCTCTGTTCAGTTATTTGGATCAGATATTACATCGCTTGAAAAAGCCGCAAAAATTGTTGAACCCTTCTTTGATATCATAGATTACAATATGGGTTGCCCTGCACCTCATATTACTCAACAGATGGCAGGTGGTGCATTATTACAAGAAGTAAATCTCACTAGAGAAATTTTTAGAACACTAAAAAATGCTGTCAAAAAACCTGTTACTTTGAAAATTCGCTCTGGTGTCACAAATGCTAGCAAATACCTTTTCAAAGAAATTGGACAAATTGCTGAAGATGAAGGAATATCGATGATAACACTTCATCCCAGAACAGTGAGTCAAGGTTATTCTGGTCATTCAGATTGGGAGATGATTAAAGAACTAAAAGAAATCTCTAATATTCCAATTGTTGGAAATGGTGATATTGTAACACCTGAGGATGCAAAAAATATGCTTGATGAAACAGGTTGTGATTACGTAATGATCGGACGTGGTGCAATGGGAAACCCGTTTTTGTTTGAACAGATCAATGATTATCTAAAAACTGGTTCTTACAAAGAATATACTTCTAGAGATAGATTGGACTCTTTCTTTGATTATCTTGATTTGACAAAAAATTACAAAATTAAATTTGCAAACATCAAAGGACAAGCAATTCGTTTTACTAAAGGAATGGTTGGAGGAAAAAAACTACGTGAAAAAATCTCCATTTCAAAAAATCTTGATGAATTAAAAGAGATTATGAGCCACTCAAATCTTGAATGA
- a CDS encoding Lrp/AsnC family transcriptional regulator: MPTAYVLINCELGSEETVISELKSIEGVVEVHGTFGAYDILAKVESSQVETLRETITWKIRKIPKIRSTLTLMGIEGQE; encoded by the coding sequence ATGCCTACTGCATATGTTCTAATCAATTGTGAGCTTGGTTCAGAAGAAACTGTTATTTCTGAATTAAAATCAATTGAGGGCGTAGTCGAAGTTCATGGAACTTTTGGTGCGTATGATATATTGGCCAAAGTAGAATCCAGTCAAGTTGAAACGTTACGTGAAACAATTACATGGAAAATAAGAAAAATTCCAAAAATTAGATCAACTTTGACTTTGATGGGAATAGAAGGACAAGAATAG
- a CDS encoding DUF6659 family protein, translated as MAKSMSEEQKEVFFKEKLDEIFTENEIRFAGFIDPDGNLIKGKIRKDIIPFENDEEQRKIFRELAIRVATRVKFDYSMGRVKYSASRREKLVMMSFPLKKVILLITAEPNVNIDRLAYKIIQILGKEWSEFFGK; from the coding sequence ATGGCAAAAAGCATGTCAGAAGAGCAAAAAGAAGTATTTTTCAAAGAAAAATTAGACGAGATATTCACGGAGAATGAAATAAGATTTGCAGGATTTATTGATCCTGATGGTAATTTGATTAAAGGAAAAATCAGAAAAGACATAATTCCATTTGAAAATGACGAAGAGCAGAGAAAAATATTCAGAGAGCTTGCAATACGGGTGGCTACCAGAGTAAAATTTGATTATTCCATGGGAAGAGTAAAGTATTCTGCATCTAGGAGAGAAAAATTGGTTATGATGAGTTTTCCTTTGAAAAAAGTCATTTTACTAATCACAGCAGAACCTAATGTGAATATTGATAGACTAGCATACAAGATAATTCAAATTCTTGGAAAAGAATGGAGTGAATTTTTTGGGAAATAG